The Microcoleus sp. AS-A8 genome segment GGCTTTGGGTTAAAACTGATTTACGATGCTAGTCGAATGCCGATTAAATCAGAAAACTCAGGAGCAAAAGAAGCGGCCTGTGCGGTAGCTCAACAGAGCGAGGGAGGAACAATCACGATGCCTGCTAAGGGGTGGTCATTGTCTCCCAATCTGGCAATTTTGTTCCAAGCTTTTGTGATGACATTTTTAGCCGAGTGGGGCGATCGCACTCAAATTAGTACGATTGCTTTAGCTGCTTCTTATCAGCCATTTGGCGTCACCACTGGAGCGATATTGGGGCATGGAATTTGTACGGCGATCGCTGTGATTGGGGGACGTTTAATCGCCGGTCGAATTTCTGAACGGGTGGTTACGGCAATCGGTGGATTATTATTTCTCATTTTCGGATATGTTGCCATCTTAGAAGGCGTTTAAGAGAATTAATTTGCTTGCTGTCATGCTAATAGGAAAGTACAAAGTTCTGGTTTACAGTCTGCAAGGAGATGAGAATGCCCGACTCTAAACCTTATCAGCCTTCATTACTCAGATTCCTTCATGGAGTTAATGCTCTGATTGCTTTGTTAGCCATTATCACCTCATTTTGGGTATATAACACCTTCGATGGACGATTGATTAAGCTACCACTACCAGAAATTAATGACATTATTGGGATTCATGGCACCTTTGGTTTAGCCTTGCTTCTGATGATGCCTGCTTTTGCCTTATACAGTTTTCATGTGGGTCATAAACGTTTGGTACAATCCGACTCATTCGCAAAACTCACACAAATAGGTAAACCGATTTGGTGGTATAGCCTGCACCGTATCGTGAATACGCTAATGTTACTCGCTGCAACCTGGGCGTTAATCACTGGCAGAATGATGAAAGAAGAATGGCTTCCGACTAGGGAATTAGACCAGATTTGGTATCAATTGCACCTCACAGGCTGGGTAATACTGATGGTTTGTTTAATCATGCACCTGTTGATGAGTATTAAGGTCGGTGGTTTGCCACTCATCGTTTCAATCTTTGAATTTAAATATCGTCCCGAAGATTCACCGGCTACCTGGCTTCAGCAAATACGTTCTTTTTTTAGTCGTTCCTGACTCTCAAGAAGTTAACCACACTAGCGTGATGAAACGAAATACTGTCCTAATCATTGCTGAAATCTTGGTGATGGGAGGCATTTTCACAGCCTTCATTGCACCCCTTGTATTCCCTTCCGATGAATCTAGCGAAGTTGGTTAATTGCAACAGTAGGGTGCGTTAACGAAGTATAACGCACCGCCTTTTGAGAGTCTGTTACTACTTTCAATTAATATTTACTTGAGCAATTACCTCTAAGGATTACCTGGTTGATAAATGGCACCAGGGGTATGATCGGGATAAATTTCCACAACTAAATCTACATAGCTAGGATTGTGAGTGAGTGGCGTAATGAACAATTCTGGGTGAAGTGATTTCCAGAAATACTCGACAAATCGATCAATTTGTGATGCTGTCATTCCCGATTTCCCCGTCGCCATCATTTGCTGTTCCGCCTGACGCCGCCATTGTTGACTGAGATGATAGTCAGTTGGGTAGAGCAGCATCAAGCGATCTAATCGTTCCCACAAGGGTAAATAGTCTTGGAGTCCCTGATTCATATCACGCGCAAATGCTTGATCAGCAAGGGTTTGAATCGGTGGGGGTGTGGGAGCGTCAAAGAGCGCTGGGTTAATGGGTCGAACCCCAACAAACCATCCTTCAAACAGGATAATATCTATCCCTTCTACCGGTTCGGAAGTCGTGCGATCGCCAGCACCTCCCCAGGCAGATTTATCAAAGCGAGGGACGAGGATGGGGTTGGATTGGTTGGGTTGACGCAGTTGGTCTAATAGCTCTATACCCAGATCAATATCATGGGTTCCGGGTGGCCCGCGCCAGATCAGGCGGGGGTCTTGTTCTTGGAGTTGTTGCCGTTCGGCGTAAGTTTTGTAGAGGTCATCCAGGGAAAGACTAAGGGTGCGGTAGCCTAATTGAGCAAGAATTAAACTTAAAACCACTGTTAAAGTAGTTTTGCCAGTTCCTTGTCCCCCTACTATTCCCTGGATCACAGGACGCCCTAGTTGTTGCTTTAAGGTCGCCAGTTGTAAGGCAAAGGGGAGCCAGAGGCATAGGAGGGATAAAAGGATTTTGGATTGGGAAATTTCTGCGGCTTCCCCAGTGAGTTTTGTCGGAGGATGAAAAGACGGCAGAGAGAGAAGATCTGTGTAAACGGCTTGGAGAAGATGCGATAGTGACGTGTCTTCCAGAGGCGATTGCGCTTCTGGCATCAGTAGAGGCGATCGCACTTGAATCAAGTCTGCCACACGGGCAGGTGTGAGGCCAAAAGCCTTTGTCCATTGTGGTGATTTTAGGGCTTCAGTGGCTAAATGTTGCCACTCCACATGGCTTGGTGTTTGTCCTGCTGTCCAGTGATTGAGGATTTGAACCAGTGAGCTATCCGCTTGCGACATACTCTCAAGAGCCGAGTTTAAAGGCTTCTACAAACATGCTGTAAGTCATACCAATTTTCAGAGCGTTCAGGACTTCCGTCAACAGAGAACGCCCAGTAGAATTTTCAGTCGATAGCCCCCGTTGCAGACTTTTACCATACACAATCCAACTAATCGTTTCGGTAAAAAGAATTAAAACTCCAGCTCCCACCAAATCCAACTTAGCAGCTTGCCCTGCTGTAGATGGAATAGCCGAGCCGAGGAAAGTCCCCAACAACAGGCTCATTAACACCAGCGAAAGGTGTCGCCAAGGATTAGCAAACCATCGCCCGAATCTTGCCAAGGCTCCATTCACCAGATTATTGAGACGGGTATTTTGCATGGCTAGACCGGGCTACGACAAACCGATAGTTATCATACTAATCAGATATTCACTTATCCAAACCAGCCGACGACTGACTCGTGAACCGACCCACCTGAATCATACATTTTAGATGGGGAATTCGCGATCGCACTTATAGGACTGAACAATCAGGGAATCCTATTCTTTCCTATCCAATAGGAATTAACAAAAAACTCGCCCTCGCCTTCTGTGCGTCCCTTGGCGAAACCTCTGTGACCCTCTGCGTTAAAAAATCATAGTACTCCGATGCTAACGAATGCGAAATCACATCCCTAAAGCCTGATTGATCTGCTCCAATAACTGAGTCATTGACAGGGAATGTCCACGCAGAATTTGAGTAGCGACAGCCGTGAGTAGCGAGTCCAGATTAGATGTAGAGTCACCCCTCCCCATCATCGCTTGCTCCCTTAGTGATAATCGCGCCCCTACCACTGGACTATCGGCATTTAATCGATGATCCAGCACTAAAATTGGCGGTAGCTTTTGCTTTTGTAGCTGAGTCAGAGCCAGGAGTCCGCTCACCAACCCCGAAGCATCACTGATATCCTTAATCCGAATCAGCAGTAAGTCCACACTTTGCTCTTGGAGTTGATGATATATTTCTGTCCAAGAGCAGGAAAGTACGCTTCTAAACCCGGCGGTTTGGAGATATTGCATCAGGGCTTGCAGCCAAGAAGATTGAGGTTTTAAAGGTGTGGCCATTTGGGAATATCTCCCCTTACCCCCTGCACTTCGTACCCTTCGACTCTGCCTCGCTTGTGGGTGATTTAGCTCCTGCGGAGTGACCCTGCTGTGAATCACATGCGTTTCCCGTTCAACGTGACTGACAGAAGAACCCGTTGCGTGAAGGCATCGCTGAAACGTCTGGCAGGGAAGACATTCTTGTCCTCCTGAGGATAAGGCATAACACTCCGTCTGTGTGCGATCTGCGCTTTCCTGTGGGACTTCGTGCTGCAACCCTTTCGCACCCGGCTGACTCAAACCCAGCAATGGGGAACCGTTAGGTTCCGCAACGCTTTCGCGATCGCTTCCTGCACAGCCGGAGGAACAGAAAGACATAGGGTTGATTGTGGGGTCTTGGCTGAGTAAAAGTTGAGATAAGGAGTTCTCCTCTACCTCCATACCCCCCCGCTCCCCAATATCCATCACTAAAATGCTGGGCATGTAACTCATCCCAGCCGCCACTTGCAGGACTTGCAGCAAAGCCGTGATTTTTGAAGCGTTATCGGGTGCTAAACAGGGATAGACTGAAAGACCTGTGACTTGATTAGCCGCCTCTGTGGTCTGGTGATCCAACGTTACCAGGGGTATAGAGAGCAGGCCCGGATATAACGTGAACTGTTTTAAGTATGAGAGCGAATCTGCAATCTTCGCCGCATCAAGCAAGACCACATCAGGCTGCCAAACACGAGCCAATAATTCGGCCTGCTCTAAATCATCGGCTTCGAGAACTCGGTAATTGAGGTCTGAATGCTGAAGACTCAAGATCTCAGTGATTCCATAACTGAGGTTAGAGGAGTCAGAGGATGTTGGCAAATCGACAGGGGTTTGAGGGTACGTCTCTACAGGACTCAGGTGCAGAATCGTCAAACCCTTGCTGCTGGTCGGAGACTCCGGCTCTTCCAATCCCGTGAGGCTCTGGAGCAAGGCTGGCTTTTGCACGGGTAGGCTTAAGAAGCCATCCGCTTTGTTTTGATAAGCTTGCTGTTTTTCAGCCTGTGTTGCGGTCACCAACACTGGGATGTGACTAGTTTGGGCATCTGACTTCAGGAGAGTCAAGACATCCCAGCCGGAAAGTTGGGGAAGGAGGGGATTGAGTAAGATGGCACGGGGTTGCAAGCCACGGGCTTTTTCGATCGCTTCCGTACCGGAACGGGCAATCACCACCCGATAGCCCAGACTCTTCAGTTGTTCGGTTAAACTGTCCAGGTAGCGAGGGACGGTTTCGACGATTAACACCAAACGGTTGCGGATGGGGCATTGGGCATTAGGCATCGGGCAGGGGTAAATCTCCCCATCGACTCCCCTGGATTGAGGGGGGCAGGGGGGTAGGAGTAGGGTAAATTGGCTGCCTTCACCCGGTTTGGAAATAAACGAGACATCTCCGCCGTGCAAGCGTGCAAGGCGTTGAGTTAAGACCAATCCCAGACCCGTTCCCTCGAAGCGACGAGTCAGAGGTTGTTCTAGCTGTTGGAATTTCTGAAAGATCAAGTGCTGCTTTTCGGGTGGGATGCCAATGCCGGTGTCCCAGACGGTGAAAGCAATCCAGCCTTCCCAAAGATTGACTCTCAAGCCCATTTCACCGCCGACATCTGTAAATTTGAGGGCGTTGGACAGTAGATGCACCAGCATTTGGCGTAGGCGTAGCTCGTCGGCAACAAGCGTGTCTAAACCGGGTTCAATCTCTAGGGTAAATTTGGTTTCTGTTGTGGGGTCTTCCTGTTGCTCTTTCTCTTGCTGGAGTTGACCGGCTTGGGAATAGGCGCGATCGCATACACTCTGAATCTGTACTGGCTCACAGGTCAATTCCAGTTGACCGGTTTCCATCCGCGTCAAATCCAGAATATCGTTGACCAGTGTCATGAGCTGACGCCCACTTTGATAAATCAGCCGAGCATAACGGGCTTGACGTTCATTGAGTTCTCCCAAGGCTTGGTCTTTCAACAGCGTTGATAAACCCAACACAGCGGTGAGCGGTGTTTTCAGCTCATGGCTAATACAGGCTAAAAACTCATCTTTCAGTCGGTTTAGGTGGATTAAATCTGCATTTTTGGCAGCCAGTTCTTTGGCCACTTGCTGCTGCTCTGTGGTGTCTTGAGCCAGCACAACACACAGGTCGGAGAGGCTCGCAGGATAGGAGGAAGAGGTAAGGTTTGATACATCCTCCCACGCTTGGGCTTTTTCTCCCTCAAACACCGCAGACGATAGGGGAATTTTGACAAAGGAGAAGACTCGCTCCTGAGTGTTTTTCAGCGCTTCCGGTGTTTGGGAAGAGGCTTGCCCTAGCGTCGAGGGTTTTTGGGTTTGGCTCATCCGTGGTGCGGATAAGATGACCTGCTGTGTAGAAACGCTCGTTGGCAAGCGAGGGGTATCCATGGCGCAGAAGTACTGAACTCCTGCTTGTTCGCCAGTCTTACCTCGTTGTTTAACCCTCCTAGGAACAGACGAGAGGGATTCACACGGTGCCTGATTGGCTTCATTCGGTCGGGTGGTGGCACCATCCGATCTAGAAACACTCTCCCCCGTAGAGCATGGCTCACTCGCTCCAAAATCCAACATGGCAGCCGTCGTGCGTCTGACCCAGTCTAAGTTTGGCGATGTTCCAATCTGTTGACGCCAAATGAGATTTTGAGCCAGCACTTGCCCTGTTGTCGTTTGTATGCTTAAGGGTAAGGGCAAGTGTTCTAACAGTTGCACTAACGGTTTGAGGTTCGTGGGTTGGGGCTGTTCATCCCGACCCGTAGTTTCATGCTGGGCAGAGCTTGGCGCTAAGGATTTTAAGATCCGCCAGCTATTGAGCAATCCTAGGAACTTACCCTCCTCGTCTACTAATGCCCAGTGCTGAGGAGATGACCGACATTCATAGGAGGAGGGAACCGGATCTGGAGTAAATCGGTGAGAGTTCAAGGGGACGTTGGCGGAACGGGGCGTTGGCGGAGCCTGCGCGTAGCGGGTCATCCGATCTGGGGCTGAAGGGGTGAGCGTGTAGCAAGAGGATGAGGTCGGGGGGGAGTCTCCGTAGGGGTTGTGGAACCCCCACTGAGTTCGGGAGTGAAATTCTCCTTCTCTGCCATCCGGGCTACATCCCGCCAACTCCTGTGGGGCTGGGCTGCTCAGGCTATCACTCAAGCTTTGGCTCCCCTGTGCCAAACCTCCCCAGTTCCGCGTCAGGCTATTTTCTGACTCTTGGAGATAGGGCCAGAATTGGCTTAAACTCAACTGAGCTGGTAGGATTGCCAAGGGTTCAATAATCGGCGGCTCTAGCTCAGAGATAGATCTGTTGCTATCTCTAGTTGTCATCGCGAGGGGAAACTCCCCTGACTGCCGTGCGGAGATTAGGTGAGGCATCACTTGGGACAGGTTGACGACTCCCAAGGGACAATGCTGTGGGCTGACCACAACAATTGCATGACACCCTGAGGAGGCAAAAATCTCCAGCACGTCAGCAAGACCAGATGTTTGTGAGCAAACAGGAGCGGCTTGAGCAAATTTTTTGAGACTGGGAGTTGGCATGGATATGACCAATCTTGCTGAAATACGAAGAGGATGGCTAAAAACGCAGCACCTCCTCGTCTGAACTGAAAATGAAGCTGTTTATAGCTAAATCAGCTAAAGCAGAAAATTTTAGGCTAAAGCAGAAGGAATAGGTATTGCTCAATTATTGCTCCCGATCGGGGGCATGGATGGCATAGCAATTACAATTACTTACAATTCACAGATGGCTTAAATTATTGTTAAGTATTTTTCTAAAGAAATTGTTAAAATGTACCCCATAAGACTGATGTAACGCTGTAAAGCAATCCTTCGTTTTTTAAACTATATTGTCTTGCCTCCCCAACTAACTGTCTGTACCTTTGTGAATTCTGAACCCCTGGCTCAGTCATTGAGTCAGATTCTGAGTGGCGATCGCTATATTTGGCTCGCCGCTAGTTCAGAATCTAATTTTCTTGATGTGATTGAGCAACATAAACACCAGATCGATTGCTTAGTCTTAGAGGATAGTGGTTCTTTAAGGAACGTGATTCACCACTTATGTGAACAAGGAACGCTGCTCCCTGTGATTATTTTGCCCAAAGAATCCAAAGAAATTTCTTTGTACACAACGAACAGCAGCCCACTTCCTCCAGATCAGACAACCAATAATTCTTCCTCAGCACAGACCAATTATTTGTTCCACGCTGCTGAAGTTCGTCTCAGTCTTAGCCAATTGCCTGAACTCACGAGCTTTATTGACAAGGCGATCGCCCAGTTTGTCACTCTGTCTCCTGTGTTTAGCTTACCCCATCTATTTACCACGGATGAGATCGCTACTGAGCTATCAAACCGCAGTTTCCTGCTTCAGCAGCAGCGTCGATTATCTGAAAAACTCAAGGAGCGACTCGGATACCTAGGTGTGTACTACAAACGAAACCCGCAGCTGTTTCTACGCCACTTACCGCCTCACGAGAGGCAAAAGATCTTAGAAAATTTAAAATCAGAGTATCGTCAGATTGTTCTGAAGTACTTTTCTCAAGACAATACTCTCAATCAAAGAATTGATAACTTTGTTGATAAATCCTTTTTTGCCGATATTTCAGTATCGAGGATTGTCGAAATTCATATGGAACTGATGGAGGAATTTTCTAAACAGTTGAAGCTAGAAGGGAGAAGTGAGGAGATTTTACTAGACTACCGCCTGACCCTGATTGATGTCATTGCTCACTTAGGCGAAATGTATCGTCGGTCTATCCCCAGAGAGTCATAAAAGCGGAATTTAGCGATAAGCTTTAGTGAGGCTCCTAACTATACATGTTTTAGTGGGAGCTTATTCCAGGTCATTCTTATATTCTGCTCCATCTCCTTACTGATTGCTCATTGCTCTTTACTTTCCCTATGAGTCCATTAAAGAAAACTTATATTTTGAAGCTCTATGTGGCTGGAAACACACCCAACTCCGTCAGGGCTTTGAGAACACTAAAAACGATTCTCGAACAGGAATTTCAAGGAGTTTATGCTCTCAAGGTAATTGATGTCTTAAAAAGCCCACAGTTAGCTGAGGAAGATAAAATCTTGGCGACTCCCACTCTGTCGAAAGTCTTGCCGCCTCCTGTCCGCAAAATTATTGGTGATCTTTCAGACCGAGAAAAAGTCTTGATCGGATTGGATTTACTTTACGAAGAGTTACAGGAAGGAGAAGCCGACGATTAGAAAATAGCAATATTAACAGACTGGGCGTCTGTATAGGGTAAAATACATAGATTTCTTTTTCTTTGAGTAATATCTTGTTTTAGATCGATAAATATGAGTCAACTTAACCCCACTGAGCCAAAGCCAGACGAATCTGCATTGATGGGAGTCCAAAAAATACGGACGTTGATCGAAGGCTTCGATGATATCAGTCATGGGGGCCTACCGGTTGGTCGAACCACATTAGTCAGTGGGACATCAGGCACGGGTAAAACATTGTTAGCCGTTCAGTTTCTTTATAACGGTATTGCCTACTTTGACGACCCCGGTGTTTTTGTTACCTTTGAAGAATCTCCTACAGATATCATTAAAAATGCATATAGTTTTGGTTGGGACTTACAAAAGTTAATTAATGATGGCAAGCTGTTTATATTAGACGCTTCACCTGATCCAGAGGGACAAGAAGTTGTTGGAAATTTTGACCTTTCTGCTTTAATTGAGCGGATTCAGTATGGCATTCGCAAATACAAAGCCAAGCGAGTTTCTATTGACTCAATTACCGCGATATTTCAGCAGTATGACGCTGCCTCGGTAGTACGGCGAGAAATTTTTCGCTTAGTGGCACGCCTTAAACAAATTGGCGTAACCACAGTAATGACGACAGAACGAATTGAAGAGTATGGGCCGGTGGCGCGGTTTGGGGTAGAGGAGTTTGTTTCAGATAATGTGGTGATTGTGCGTAACGTTCTAGAAGGAGAGCGTCGCCGTCGTACTATGGAAATTCTCAAGCTGCGCGGTACAACTCACATGAAAGGGGAATACCCCTTTACGATGACGAATCAGGGTATTAATATCTTCCCCTTAGGAGCGATGCGATTGACTCAGCGCTCTTCTAATACCCGTGTCTCTTCAGGGGTTAAAACTCTGGATGAAATGTGCGGCGGTGGTTTTTTCAAAGACTCAATTATTCTGGCAACGGGTGCTACGGGTACGGGCAAAACCTTGTTAGTTAGCAAGTTTATTGAAGATGCCTGCTTAAGAGGCGATCGCGCTATACTTTTCGCTTACGAAGAATCACGAGCTCAGCTATCTCGGAATGCTTATTCTTGGGGTATTGATTTTGAAGATTTGGAACACAAAGGCTTACTCAAAATCCTCTGTACTTATCCCGAATCAGCAGGCTTAGAAGACCATTTACAAATCATTAAATCGGAGATTGCCGAGTTCAAACCGTCACGAATTGCGATTGATTCGCTTTCGGCGTTGGCACGGGGAGTCAGTAATAACGCTTTTCGGCAATTTGTAATTGGTGTAACTGGCTACGCTAAGCAAGAAGAAATTACTGGCTTTTTCACGAATACAACTGACCAGTTTATGGGTTCCCACTCAATTACAGATTCCCATATTTCTACGATTACGGACACAATTTTGATGCTGCAATACGTGGAAATTAGAGGAGAAATGTCTCGTGCCATTAACGTCTTTAAAATGCGAGGTTCCTGGCACGATACAGCGATTCGCGAGTATAAGATCAGTGAAGAGGGGCCAGAAATTAAAGATTCGTTCCGCAATTATGAACGAATTATCAGTGGTTCTCCCACTCGTATTGCTGTGGATGAAAAGAGTGAACTTTCCCGGATTGTTCAAGGAGTTCGTGGCAAGTCAGAGGAATAGTTATGCTCGTCTTAAGGTAGCTTTGGCGGAAGCGATCGCATCTTCAACTAGGCGGGAGAAATAACAATGCGATCGCCCCTAGTGCAGCATGGCAGAAATAACTATCCAGTTGAAAAAGGTTAAAAAGCTTACTGTATAAACTTTCTTTCCTTCTGCCTCCTGCCTTCTGCCTTCTTGTACTAGGATGTTACCTAAAAAGTCTTGAATTTTTTCCAGACTAATGCTGCTTTCAAGGCAACACTAGCCGACTTTTGACGGCCAAGGCCCCCAGATAGCAAAGGTAATGCCAGGGTCTTGAATATTGACAAACATTGTTTGACCGCTGGGTGAGAAGCAGGCTCCACAGAATTCACTGCTATTAAGCGCGTTACGCGCAAACTGATAGAGTTGACCGTTTGGAGTTACCCCGACTACATATTGGTTATTCGGGCCATCTTCACAAAGAATTAGATCAGCAGTAGGAGCTATGACAATGTTATCTGGTGCATCTAATATCTCCGCGTTGTTGGGTTCGACAAATAGTTCGATAGTGCCACCCTGTTGAGCCGTTTGACCGGGAACGTAGCGCCAGACCTGACCTGCGCCAGCAGAACCACCATTTGTGCAGGTAAAGTAAAATTCACCCTTGCCGTACCATATCCCTTCTCCGCGTGTAAACCGGGCCGCTCCCTTACCGTAGCCTTGAACCCGCACGGTATCTGTGGCAGGATTGGGATTGTCGATGGTGACCCACTCTGCCGCCATCGGCTGACCCACAGGGATAGTGGCGGTAGATTTATTACTGGTGTCTACCCCAGGCTTGCCCTGAATCTTTAATGCTTGAAGAATACCCCCGGCTTGGAGGTTTCCAGCCTGATTGGGAATAAAGCGATAAAAAAGTCCATCTCCTCTGTCTTCTGTCTGATAGACAATCCCTGTTTTGGGGTCTACAGCAATGGCTTCGTGGTTGAAGCGACCCATTGCTATGAGGGGGACAGGGTCTACAAGTCCTGGTGCATTAGCTGGAACTTCAAAGTTATAGCCGTGAGGCTTTAAATTGATTGGGTGCGAGGTTGGAGTCTCAGTGGTTTCTTCACAGCTAATCCATGAACCCCAAGGGGTGGGTCCACCAGCACAGTTGCGATTGGTACCTGCTAATGATGCATAGTGGCTAATTAATTCGCGATTGGGTCCAATGATTAGGGTAGTGGTGCCACCTCGATTATTGGAGTCATACTGCTTGTTTGCGGGTGCAATTAATCCTGGCTTGTTAGTTTCAGTGGGAGCAAGTTCGTGATTTCGGACAAGAATTACTGTGTTGTTGGCACCCGGAAAAGCCGCCATCCCATCATGATCGGCTGGCACTGGATTGCCATCGCTCATAATGTCGCCTGTGCGAGAGAAGGCTCGATATTGAAATCCTTGTGGTAAATCTAATAAGCCTTTAGGGTCAGGTACAAGCGCTCCATAACCTCCTCCACGGACTAATTGACCATTCGCTTGTTGGGCATAAAGTGCCTTTAAGGGGGATGCAAGAACAGCAGTTGCGGCTCCCGCACCTGCTAGGGTGAAAAATTGGCGGCGTGATAAAGCCATTATGCCTTCCATAATTGAACGCTTGAACAGGCTATCAATCGTTCATCAACCCTGGAGAAAGGTTTGATTAATCTCTAGTTAAATCAAATAAAGTTTTAGTAAAGTCTCTAATTGCGATTTGCATTTCTTCAATCTGCTCGTCACTCAACTTGCAAGTTACGGAGGAAGTAGAAGCGATCGCTCTTCCAATCAGTTCCCTCTTTTCGTCCCAAGTAACCTGTTAAAGGTGAGGAAAGCTCAATTAGTAAATTGTACACTTTAAAATCGTCTAGCTTAGAGCTTAAATCCTTGGCAAAAACAGCATTGTATTGAACGCGAATTTCAACTGTTAGGTGTCCACTTCCTGGTTCGCCAAGCTGCTTCACGGCTTGAACAATGTGCGATCGCAGCTTAATGTTGTTCTGAACTTTCTCAATATATTCATCAATTCTAGGGTCAGTTTGTCCAGCTCCTAGATAAGTCTTAAGTTCAATGAGGTTGACTGAACCTGGATACTTGGCTTGTAATTCTACTAACTTCTGGAGAGTCATAGGATTGATAATACTGATAATTGATACATCAGCCGATTCTTTAAGATATTTGGTCGGTTCACCGGGACCAATAATCAACTTGACAGCAATGTCATAGTCTTCTTTACCGAGATGCCTTTTGCCAATCCTGTCCAACTGCTCAACTGTCGAATCAGGAATACTTTTACCTGCTTTGCACTCTCCAACTAGTGGATAAGGCGTTGTACAGTATAAGTCCATGCCACCAGCACCCCCTTTTGCTGTAGGGTCAACGCCAAAGCCGAGAAAAGCTAGACTTTTATGAACGATTTGTTCAAATGCTGTCCCTTTTTCGTAATTGCCGCCAATAGTAGCAGTGCCTAAATCATTGATGGTATATATCCAAGCCAAGTCTTCTGGGAGCGTGTTAGGTTGATTAGTCGCCCACCCTAAAAATTTCTGGATATGGTGATTCAAGCTTTCAGCGGCTGGATTACTAAGAGCTAACTGTGCGATCGCACTCTCCAACTCTTCCAACTCAGGATGTAAAGGTGGCTCTAGGTTTTCTAGCTGGCGGCGGCGTTGGGTGAAGATGCGATCGCTCAATACTGGCAAAGATTGAGTAACAGTTAGGGAATTAAGCAAACCAACAAACTTTCCTATCTTTTCCTGACTGTTGAGATTTACCGCCACCTCAATCGGCTGAGGTAGTTGGTAGACGCGCAAGTAAGCTAGGAATATATGATGTCTTTGCCGAAGTACCTCCTGTAAGCATTCTGTTGTCCAGACGGTTAATCGCGACAAGGCAGGTAAAACGTCAGTATCACCTATGCTTTGGCACAATTCGCATCTAGCCCAAACTTTTATTGAAACTGTTTCGGAACCTAACTGGGCAAGAGTTGTTTGAGCAATGGGCAAAAAATTTGAGCGATAGTACTGCTCAACTGGTAGTAAATTAGTTGAGACATCGCATGGATGAAGGACAAATTGCTGTCCTGGATTGATAAACGTCCGAGGCATAACTGCAACCATACGACCTTGCACTAAAGCCTCAATATCTGGAGCAGGTAGACACAGAGCCGTTGGAATTGAAACTAAATTAGTCATAGACTCAGTTTCTTGAGTAAATCATCTATTGCCACCTCAAAATCATCTATTTCAGGTAAATCTGGTATTGAGCTGCTTATGTTGTTGATTGTTTCTTCTTCTGGCACTGGGCTAGTAATCTCCTCATCAACTACTCCCTCTGGAAGTTGACCAGATGGATCGCTCAATATCTCATGGATAAGATTGTTGTCGAACACTATCTTTTCACGACTGACAAAAGCCTTTATTTGCTCTTCACTCACCTCAAAATCTTCCGGCGCATTGCTAACAGCTCGAATCGCTAAAAGTGGCTTGATGTCTTCACTTCTCAACATTACCCATTCTCCGCCTAACT includes the following:
- a CDS encoding TMEM165/GDT1 family protein, whose protein sequence is MLAAFTAGLLLITISELGDKTFFIAVILAMRHSRRLVFLGVLAALAAMTLLSVMLGQIVSLLPKHYIHFGEISLFIGFGLKLIYDASRMPIKSENSGAKEAACAVAQQSEGGTITMPAKGWSLSPNLAILFQAFVMTFLAEWGDRTQISTIALAASYQPFGVTTGAILGHGICTAIAVIGGRLIAGRISERVVTAIGGLLFLIFGYVAILEGV
- a CDS encoding cytochrome b/b6 domain-containing protein, producing MPDSKPYQPSLLRFLHGVNALIALLAIITSFWVYNTFDGRLIKLPLPEINDIIGIHGTFGLALLLMMPAFALYSFHVGHKRLVQSDSFAKLTQIGKPIWWYSLHRIVNTLMLLAATWALITGRMMKEEWLPTRELDQIWYQLHLTGWVILMVCLIMHLLMSIKVGGLPLIVSIFEFKYRPEDSPATWLQQIRSFFSRS
- a CDS encoding glycerate kinase — encoded protein: MSQADSSLVQILNHWTAGQTPSHVEWQHLATEALKSPQWTKAFGLTPARVADLIQVRSPLLMPEAQSPLEDTSLSHLLQAVYTDLLSLPSFHPPTKLTGEAAEISQSKILLSLLCLWLPFALQLATLKQQLGRPVIQGIVGGQGTGKTTLTVVLSLILAQLGYRTLSLSLDDLYKTYAERQQLQEQDPRLIWRGPPGTHDIDLGIELLDQLRQPNQSNPILVPRFDKSAWGGAGDRTTSEPVEGIDIILFEGWFVGVRPINPALFDAPTPPPIQTLADQAFARDMNQGLQDYLPLWERLDRLMLLYPTDYHLSQQWRRQAEQQMMATGKSGMTASQIDRFVEYFWKSLHPELFITPLTHNPSYVDLVVEIYPDHTPGAIYQPGNP
- a CDS encoding DUF565 domain-containing protein, with the translated sequence MQNTRLNNLVNGALARFGRWFANPWRHLSLVLMSLLLGTFLGSAIPSTAGQAAKLDLVGAGVLILFTETISWIVYGKSLQRGLSTENSTGRSLLTEVLNALKIGMTYSMFVEAFKLGS